A window from Felis catus isolate Fca126 chromosome B1, F.catus_Fca126_mat1.0, whole genome shotgun sequence encodes these proteins:
- the LOC101093014 gene encoding LOW QUALITY PROTEIN: cytosolic purine 5'-nucleotidase-like (The sequence of the model RefSeq protein was modified relative to this genomic sequence to represent the inferred CDS: inserted 1 base in 1 codon; substituted 1 base at 1 genomic stop codon), whose product MSTSWSDRLQNAADMPANMDKHALKKYRREAYHRVFVNRSLAMEKXKCFGFDMDYTLAVYKSPEYESLGFELTVERLVSIGYPQELLSFAYDSTFPTRGLVFDTLYGNLLKVDAYGNLLVCAHGFNFIRGPETREQYPNKFIQRDDTERFYILNTLFNLPETYLLACLVDFFTNCPRYTSCETGFKDGDLFMSYRSMFQDVRDAVDWVHYKGSLKEKTVENLEKYVVKDGKLPLLLSRMKEVGKVFLATNSDYKYTDKIMTYLFDFPHGPKPGSSHRPWQSYFDLILVDARKPLFFGEGTVLRQVDTKTGKLKIGTYTGPLQHDIVYSGGSSDTVCDLLGAKGKDILYIGDHIFGDILKSKKRQGWRTFLVIPELAQELHVWTDKSSLFEELQSLDIFLAELYKHLDSSSNERPDISSIQRRIKKVTHDMDMCYGMMGSLFRSGSXQTLFASQVMRYADLYAASFINLLYYPFSYLFRAAHVLMPHESTVEHTHVDINEMESPLATRNRTSVDFKDTDYKRHQLTQSISEVKPPNLFPLAPQEITHCHDEDDDEEEEEEEE is encoded by the exons ATGTCAACCTCCTGGAGTGATCGGTTACAGAATGCAGCGGATATGCCTGCTAACATGGATAAGCATGCCCTGAAAAAGTATCGGCGAGAAGCCTATCATCGGGTGTTTGTGAACCGAAGTTTAGCCatggaaa taaagtgttttggttttgatatggATTACACACTTGCTGTGTACAAGTCCCCGGAGTATGAGTCTCTTGGCTTTGAGCTTACTGTGGAGAGATTAGTTTCTATTGGCTATCCTCAGGAGCTGCTCAGCTTTGCTTATGATTCTACATTCCCTACCAGGGGACTTGTCTTTGATACACTATATGGAAATCTTTTGAAAGTTGATGCCTATGGAAACCTCTTGGTCTGTGCACATGGATTTAACTTCATAAGAGGACCAGAAACTAGAGAGCAGTATCCAAATAAATTTATCCAGCGGGATGACACCGAGAGATTTTACATTCTGAACACACTGTTCAACCTACCAGAGACCTACCTGTTGGCTTGCCTAGTAGATTTTTTTACTAATTGTCCTAGATATACCAGCTGTGAAACAGGATTTAAAGATGGGGACCTCTTCATGTCTTACCGGAGTATGTTCCAGGATGTAAGAGATGCTGTTGACTGGGTTCATTACAAGGGCTCCCTTAAGGAAAAGACAGTTGAAAATCTTGAGAAGTATGTAGTCAAAGATGGAAAACTGCCTTTGCTTCTGAGTCGAATGAAGGAAGTAGGGAAAGTGTTTCTTGCCACCAACAGTGACTATAAATACACAGATAAAATTATGACTTACCTGTTCGATTTCCCACATGGCCCCAAGCCTGGGAGCTCCCATCGACCATGGCAGTCCTACTTTGACCTGATCTTGGTGGATGCACGGAAGCCACTCTTTTTTGGAGAAGGCACAGTACTGCGTCAGGTGGACACAAAAACTGGCAAGCTGAAAATTGGTACCTACACAGGCCCCTTACAACATGACATCGTCTACTCAGGAGGTTCATCTGATACAGTCTGTGATCTCTTGGGAGCTAAGGGCAAGGACATTTTGTATATCGGAGATCACATTTTTGgggacattttaaaatcaaagaaacGACAAGGGTGGCGAACTTTCTTGGTGATTCCTGAACTTGCACAGGAGCTGCACGTCTGGACTGATAAGAGCTCACTTTTCGAAGAGCTTCAGAGCTTGGATATTTTCTTGGCTGAACTCTACAAGCACCTTGATAGCAGCAGCAATGAGCGCCCTGACATTAGTTCCATCCAGAGACGTATTAAGAAAGTAACACATGACATGGACATGTGCTATGGGATGATGGGGAGCCTGTTCCGCAGCGGCTCCTGACAGACCCTCTTCGCCAGCCAGGTGATGCGGTACGCTGACCTCTATGCAGCCTCCTTCATCAATCTGCTCTATTACCCCTTCAGCTACCTCTTCAGAGCTGCCCACGTCTTGATGCCTCATGAATCAACGGTGGAACATACACATGTAGATATTAATGAGATGGAGTCCCCTCTTGCTACCCGGAACCGCACATCAGTTGATTTCAAAGATACTGATTACAAGCGGCACCAGTTGACCCAGTCGATTAGTGAAGTTAAACCCCCCAACCTCTTCCCACTGGCCCCCCAGGAAATTACACACTGccatgatgaagatgatgatgaagaggaggaagaagaggaagaataa